The Halobellus sp. MBLA0158 genome has a window encoding:
- the uvrA gene encoding excinuclease ABC subunit UvrA: MSKDFIEVRGAEEHNLKDLDVRIPRETFTVVTGLSGSGKSSLAFETVYAEGQRRYIESLSAYARNFLGQMDKPQVEAVEGLSPAISIDQKNAANNPRSTVGTVTELHDYLRLLYARVGTQYDPVTGEEVGEQSAQEMVSQLLELPEGTRAKIAAPVVRDQKGAFEDLFDDLVSEGYARVEVDGEEFDLTLDEPDLDKNYDHTIDVIVDRVKIRTEDRSRIADSVETALEEADGVLKVIVPDPPADVPFASNTRSTGALAGEGDDRLVVEFSEELGNPNSDFQFSEIETRSFSFNSPHGACPECEGLGQTKEVDEDLVVRDPSKPIKHVFEAWSYNRSYYRTRLDSVAEHFGVSVDTPFEELDPEVQRQFLYGTDEEVVFERETRNGTRRKTKRFEGVIPNLERRHVETDSESTREHIEDYMAVTTCPACEGTRLKEQSRHVLVAGTSITEVNRMSIGDALDHFEGLEEELTDRERTIAEEILKEIRARLGFMEEVGLEYLTLDREASTLSGGESQRIRLATQVGSGLVGVLYVLDEPSIGLHQRDNDRLLDTLEGLRDLGNTLLVVEHDEETMRRADNIIDMGPGPGKRGGEIVVQGDFDDVCDTEDSVTGDYLAGRKEIPVPEERRDSDSELLIRGARQHNLKDLDVSIPIGQFTAITGVSGSGKSTLMHEILYKGLAREMNDNTSVDPGDHDAIEGIDEIETVRLIDQSPIGRTPRSNPATYTGVFDYVRELFAETKLAKQRGYEKGRFSFNVKGGRCEACGGQGTVKIEMNFLSDVYVPCEECDGARYNDETLDVEYKGKTIADVLDMEVSEALEFFEANSQLRRRLQLLEDVGLGYMTLGQPSTTLSGGEAQRVKLAEELGKKQTGDTLYLLDEPTTGLHKEDERKLIEVLQRLTDNGNTVVVVEHELDLVKNADNIVDLGPEGGEHGGEVVATGTPEAVARTEESHTGRYLRDLLPDVDAEGPRSDRRTPAKPADDD, from the coding sequence ATGAGCAAGGACTTCATCGAGGTTCGAGGTGCGGAGGAACACAACCTCAAGGACCTCGACGTCCGGATTCCGCGGGAGACGTTCACCGTCGTCACCGGGCTCTCGGGGTCGGGCAAGTCGTCGCTCGCCTTCGAGACCGTCTACGCCGAGGGCCAGCGGCGGTACATCGAGTCGCTGTCGGCGTACGCCCGCAACTTCCTCGGGCAGATGGACAAGCCCCAGGTCGAGGCCGTCGAGGGGCTCTCGCCGGCGATCTCGATCGACCAGAAGAACGCCGCCAACAACCCCCGCTCGACGGTGGGGACCGTCACCGAACTGCACGACTACCTCCGGCTGCTGTACGCCCGCGTCGGGACGCAGTACGATCCCGTCACCGGGGAGGAGGTCGGCGAGCAGTCCGCCCAGGAGATGGTGAGCCAGCTCCTCGAACTCCCGGAGGGCACCCGCGCGAAGATCGCCGCGCCGGTCGTGCGCGACCAGAAGGGCGCCTTCGAGGATCTCTTCGACGACCTGGTCAGCGAGGGCTACGCCCGCGTCGAGGTCGACGGCGAAGAGTTCGACCTGACGCTCGACGAGCCGGACCTGGACAAGAACTACGACCACACGATCGACGTGATCGTCGACCGCGTGAAGATCCGAACGGAAGACCGCTCGCGGATCGCCGACTCCGTCGAGACGGCCCTGGAGGAGGCCGACGGCGTCCTGAAGGTGATCGTCCCCGACCCGCCCGCGGACGTTCCCTTCGCCTCCAACACCCGCTCGACCGGCGCGCTCGCCGGCGAGGGTGACGACCGGCTCGTCGTCGAGTTCTCGGAGGAACTCGGCAATCCGAACTCGGACTTCCAGTTCTCCGAGATCGAGACGCGCTCGTTTTCGTTCAACAGCCCGCACGGCGCCTGTCCCGAGTGCGAGGGGCTCGGCCAGACCAAGGAGGTCGACGAGGACCTCGTAGTTCGGGACCCCTCGAAGCCGATCAAGCACGTCTTCGAGGCGTGGTCGTACAACCGCTCCTATTATCGAACGCGGCTCGACTCGGTCGCCGAGCACTTCGGCGTGAGCGTCGATACGCCGTTCGAGGAACTCGATCCCGAGGTCCAGCGACAGTTCCTCTACGGCACCGACGAGGAGGTCGTCTTCGAGCGGGAGACCCGGAACGGAACGAGACGGAAGACCAAGCGCTTCGAGGGCGTCATCCCGAACCTCGAACGCCGGCACGTCGAGACCGACTCGGAGTCGACCCGCGAGCACATCGAGGACTATATGGCCGTCACCACCTGCCCGGCCTGCGAGGGGACGCGCCTGAAGGAACAGTCCCGGCACGTGCTCGTCGCGGGGACGTCGATCACCGAGGTGAACCGGATGAGCATCGGCGACGCGCTCGATCACTTCGAGGGCCTGGAGGAGGAACTCACCGACCGCGAGCGGACGATCGCCGAGGAGATCCTCAAGGAGATCCGCGCGCGCCTCGGCTTTATGGAGGAGGTCGGCCTCGAATACCTCACGCTCGACCGCGAGGCCTCGACCCTTTCCGGAGGAGAGAGCCAGCGCATCCGGCTCGCGACCCAGGTCGGCTCCGGGCTCGTGGGCGTGCTGTACGTCCTCGACGAGCCCTCGATCGGGCTCCACCAGCGCGACAACGACCGGCTACTCGACACCCTCGAAGGGCTGCGTGACCTCGGGAACACCCTGCTCGTCGTCGAGCACGACGAGGAGACGATGCGCCGCGCGGACAACATCATCGATATGGGCCCCGGCCCGGGCAAGCGCGGCGGCGAGATCGTCGTCCAGGGCGACTTCGACGACGTCTGCGACACCGAGGACTCCGTCACCGGCGACTACCTCGCCGGGCGGAAGGAGATCCCCGTGCCAGAGGAGCGCCGCGACTCCGACTCCGAACTGCTGATCCGCGGCGCGCGCCAGCACAACCTCAAGGATCTGGACGTCTCTATCCCGATCGGGCAGTTCACCGCGATCACGGGCGTCTCCGGTTCGGGGAAGTCGACCCTGATGCACGAGATCCTCTACAAGGGGCTGGCGCGGGAGATGAACGACAACACCTCGGTCGACCCCGGCGACCACGACGCGATCGAGGGGATCGACGAGATCGAGACCGTCCGCCTGATCGACCAGTCGCCGATCGGTCGGACGCCCCGATCGAACCCCGCGACCTACACCGGCGTCTTCGACTACGTCCGCGAGCTGTTCGCGGAGACGAAGCTCGCCAAGCAGCGCGGCTACGAGAAGGGCCGCTTCTCGTTCAACGTCAAGGGCGGTCGGTGTGAGGCTTGCGGCGGGCAGGGGACCGTGAAGATCGAGATGAACTTCCTCTCGGACGTCTACGTCCCCTGCGAGGAGTGCGACGGCGCGCGCTACAACGACGAGACGCTCGACGTCGAGTACAAGGGCAAGACGATCGCCGACGTGCTCGATATGGAGGTCTCCGAGGCGCTCGAATTCTTCGAGGCCAACTCCCAGCTCCGCCGGCGGCTCCAGTTGCTCGAAGACGTCGGCCTCGGCTATATGACGCTCGGCCAGCCGTCGACGACCCTCTCCGGCGGCGAGGCCCAGCGCGTGAAGCTCGCCGAGGAGCTGGGCAAAAAGCAGACCGGCGATACGCTCTATCTCCTCGACGAGCCCACGACGGGGCTCCACAAGGAGGACGAGCGCAAGCTGATCGAGGTGCTCCAGCGGCTCACCGACAACGGCAACACGGTCGTCGTCGTCGAGCACGAACTCGACCTGGTGAAGAACGCGGACAACATCGTCGACCTCGGGCCCGAGGGCGGCGAGCACGGCGGCGAGGTCGTCGCGACCGGCACGCCCGAAGCGGTCGCCCGGACCGAGGAGTCCCACACGGGGCGATACCTCCGCGACCTGCTCCCCGACGTTGACGCCGAGGGCCCGCGCTCGGACCGGCGGACGCCCGCCAAGCCCGCCGACGACGACTGA
- a CDS encoding cell division protein SepF, with translation MGIMSKIISGGGQHTTDEYLDLDVEGIEGSTGEAGAGMRVRIATISGKQDVIDIKDAVYDGDLVIADITRHTTSDSTMEHIMDDLRQVAEEVNGDIAQKGDDQVIIAPTGVGVARQKLN, from the coding sequence ATGGGGATAATGAGCAAGATCATCAGCGGGGGCGGACAGCACACGACCGACGAGTACCTCGACCTCGATGTCGAGGGGATCGAGGGGTCGACCGGCGAGGCCGGCGCCGGGATGCGCGTCCGCATCGCGACGATCAGCGGGAAACAGGACGTCATCGACATCAAGGACGCCGTCTACGACGGCGACCTGGTGATCGCTGACATCACGCGCCACACGACGAGCGACAGCACGATGGAACACATCATGGACGACCTCCGGCAGGTCGCCGAAGAGGTAAACGGCGACATCGCCCAGAAGGGCGACGACCAGGTCATCATCGCCCCCACCGGCGTCGGCGTCGCGCGGCAGAAACTGAACTGA
- a CDS encoding WD40/YVTN/BNR-like repeat-containing protein gives MSTCYAASRAGVLVVDIGATEANGDAAGVAAGPALTDHDVECLDAASDAPERAFCGTFDAGLHRTVDGGESWERVGSEPLPESVTSVTIAPRDPDVVYAGTEPSAVYRSTDGGDTWEELSGLTDLPSAPEWSFPPRPDTHHVRWVEVDPSDSDHLYVAVEAGALIQTHDGGDTWEERSPTTRRDTHSMAIHPDAPDRVRAAAGDGYAESDDAGRNWTFPQEGLKHRYCWSVAVDPGDPERVLLSAAASARRAHTPERAASYLYRQDGSTSGGDAAWERLDDAGVPTGEGVLRPTLSGGTEAGELFALTDRGLYRTGDGGDAFERVEVEWPESFRERTTRGLAVV, from the coding sequence ATGAGCACCTGCTACGCCGCCTCGCGGGCGGGCGTGCTGGTCGTCGACATCGGCGCCACGGAAGCCAACGGCGACGCGGCCGGCGTCGCCGCGGGGCCGGCGCTGACGGACCACGACGTCGAGTGCCTCGACGCCGCGAGCGACGCCCCCGAACGGGCCTTCTGCGGGACGTTCGACGCCGGCCTCCACCGGACGGTCGACGGCGGTGAGTCGTGGGAACGGGTCGGGAGCGAGCCGCTTCCGGAGTCGGTAACGAGCGTGACGATCGCACCGCGCGATCCCGACGTCGTCTACGCCGGGACCGAACCGAGCGCCGTCTACCGCTCGACCGACGGCGGCGACACCTGGGAAGAGCTATCGGGGCTCACGGACCTCCCCTCGGCGCCGGAGTGGTCGTTCCCGCCGCGGCCCGACACCCACCACGTCCGCTGGGTCGAGGTCGATCCCAGCGATTCCGACCACCTCTACGTCGCCGTCGAGGCCGGCGCGCTCATCCAGACCCACGACGGCGGCGACACCTGGGAGGAGCGGTCGCCGACCACGCGGCGGGACACCCACTCGATGGCGATCCACCCGGACGCCCCCGACCGCGTCCGCGCCGCCGCGGGCGACGGCTACGCCGAGAGCGACGACGCCGGCCGGAACTGGACGTTCCCGCAAGAGGGGCTGAAACACCGCTACTGCTGGAGCGTCGCGGTCGATCCCGGCGATCCCGAGCGGGTGCTCCTCTCGGCCGCGGCGAGCGCGCGCCGGGCCCACACGCCCGAGCGGGCGGCGTCGTACTTGTACCGACAAGACGGGTCGACGAGTGGCGGCGACGCCGCCTGGGAACGCCTCGACGACGCGGGCGTGCCGACCGGCGAGGGCGTGCTCCGGCCGACGCTCTCGGGCGGGACCGAAGCCGGCGAGCTGTTCGCGCTCACAGACCGCGGGCTCTACCGGACGGGCGACGGCGGCGACGCCTTCGAGCGGGTCGAAGTCGAGTGGCCCGAGTCGTTCCGCGAGCGGACGACCCGCGGACTCGCGGTGGTGTGA